In Lachnospiraceae bacterium, the DNA window ATTTGCAAACATGACTGCATATTCAATAGAATTTCTAAGACTTAATTCACTTGCCTTACCGGTTCCAGCCTGGTCAAATGCAGTTCCGTGGTCTACAGATACTCTGATGATGGGCAGTCCTAAGGTAATGTTTACACCAGCCACTGCATCCCACGCTTTCTTCTCATGATTGTATACAAAGCCTACTACCTTTAACGGGATGTGGCCCTGGTCATGGTACATGGCAACTACAATGTCGTACCAGCCGCCTCTTGCCTTGGAAAATACTGTATCCGGCGGTACAGGTCCGTCTGCATTGATGCCTTCTGCCTTTGCTGCCTCAATTGCAGGGATGATCTCATCGATCTCTTCTCTTCCAAACAAACCGTGTTCACCACTGTGTGGGTTTAAACCAGCTACGCCGATCTTTGGCTCCTTAATGCCCAGATCCTTACATGCCTTATCCGCAATACGGATCACATCTAATACACGCTGCTTCTTTACGCGGTCACAGGCTTCACGCAGGGAAACATGGGTAGAAACATGGACTACACGTAAATTTTCATGCGCCAGCATCATAGTATAGTTCTTAGTTCCGGTCATATCTGCGTAGATCTCTGTATGTCCGGAATAATGATGTCCTGCAAGATTTACTGCTTCTTTATTAAATGCATTGGTAACAGTAGCGTCTACCTTTTTATCCATAGCCAGTTCAATGACCTTTGTTACATATTTAAAAGCGGCATCTCCGCACATAGCGGAAACTTCCCCTCTTTTTAACTGTGCCATATCAACCAGCCCCATATCCAGCACATCAATGGTCCCGTATTCATATTTTGCCTCTGAAACATCTTTAATGGCATTGATCTTCATTTCTGTATGTCCTACGACCGGAAGTGCTGCTTCCATTACGCTGGCATCGCCTACTACTACCGGGTTGCACAGGTCATATAAAGACTTATCTGCAAATGCTTTTACGGTGATCTCCGGTCCGATGCTGGCCGGATCCCCCATGGTGATACCCACGATCTTCTTTTCGCTCATATCTGCCTCCTGAAAAATGGAATGATGATTTTTCTCTATTTACTATACCACATCTACCTAAAAATGGTATATGCCAGCAAACAGGACCGGATGCTTCCACCCGGTCCCACTTATCTTACAGCCAAACCAGCTGTACTTATTCTTTTATTATCTATTTACTTATTTTGCTGCTCTGCGCTTATCCTCAAGCTTATGGAGCCATGATACAAGAATCGGGCAGCAGATAGCGGTTACGATGATAGCTGCAGTAATCTGGGCAGTTGCTGCTTCAGATACTGCAAGTAAGGTTGCATCTACAGCTGCTACAGATGCAGGAGTTGCTGCTGCATTTCCTGCTGTTGTACCAATAGCACCACCAACTTCCGGATGATCCATTCTTAACAGCTTGTATACAAGGTATCCAACCAGACCTGTAATAAGAGTACAGCCAACACCTAAAAGGATTCCAGGGCCACCTGCCTTGATCAGGTTCATGATGTTTAAGCCAGCGCCCAGAGGGAATGCGAAAAATGGGATCAGCATAGAAGCACCTGGTTCGCAGAACTTGCGGATGTCTTCATCTAAGTTACCCATGATACAGCCAACGATTACAGGAATGATACAGCCTACAAGTACGGACATTGGGATCTTTGCAACACCAGCAGCACCTAAAGCTACCATGGTAAAGAAAGGACCATCGTTGATAGAAAGGATAGAAACAGCACCTACGTCTGTTGCATCACCATACTCACCAGCTAATGCTGCGTACAGACCACCATTGGAGTTTGCCAGGGCACCTACGATCGCCAGTGTGGACAGTCCCAGGAAACCTGCTTCGCCAAACAGCTTACCACAGATCAGACCAATGATAATACCAACACCAACTTTAACAGCGGTAATTACAACGCCTTTATAAACGGTAACGCCTGCTTTTTTGAAGTTGATGGTTGTTGCATTACAGAAAATGAACACTGCCAGGATCGGCATTGCACCTGATTTCCAAAGGTATGTAGTAAATGTACCATCAAACATGGTCCAGATCGTACCGCCAAAAAATGTATTAATAATTGCACCTAACAGCAACGGAACTACCATTAAACCACCAGGAATTTTTTTCACGCTTTTCAGAATGTTCATTCTAGTATCCCCCTTATGTTAAATTATATTTTTTATTTTGCAGCGATCAGTCTTAAAACGTTATCTACTGTATAAGCCAGGTTCTCCTTGCTGTGATGACGGCTTATGGAGAAGTCCTGAGGCAAACGGTTGATAGGGAATACGGCAGTTACACCCATTTCGTATGCCTTATCGATCTCTGCATCATCTGCACCGCCTACAACAGCGATCACATTTTTATCCTGTTTCTTTGCACGCTCTGCAATACCGATCACAACTTTGCCGCGAAGACTCTGGGAATCCAGCTTTCCTTCACCGGTGATAATGTAATCAGCATCACTGATCATTTCATCAAACTTTACAGTGTCCAGAACCGTCTGGATGCCCATCTGCAGACGGGAGCCAAAGAAAGCGATCATGCCTGCGCCCATAGCGCCTGCTGCGCCGGTTCCCGGAACTTCACTGATGTCTTTGCCAATTGCTTCTGTAATAGCACGGCTTAAATTCTTGATACCTTCATCCAGCTCCAGTACCATTGCCTCATCAGCGCCCTTCTGCGGTCCGAAGATGTGGGATGCGCCGGTTGGCCCGTACATTGGGTTGTCAATATCACACATGGTAACGATCTCAACTTTATTTAAGATCTCTGCCTTGCCGCTTAAGTCGATCTTACAGATATCTGCGGTAGTTCCGCCGGTTGGAACGAATTCCTTTCCGTCTTTGTCATAGAATTTAACGCCAACTGCTGCTGCTGCACCGCAGCCACCGTCATTGGTACTGGATCCGCCCAATCCTACAATAATCTTTTCCACACCGCTTTCAGCTGCTGCCAGGATCAGCTGTCCAACACCATATGTAGTTGTTTTTCTCGGATTCTTGCGGTCTTCTACTAATGGAAGTCCTGCACAGGAAGCCATTTCGATCACTGCGGTCTTGCCTTCATTGATCAGGCCATAGTAGGAATCCATATCTTCAAAATATGGGTTTTTAACCTTTACAGTTACCTTGCTGCCACCTAAAGCGGTAATAAATGCATCTACAGAGCCTTCGCCGCCGTCTGCTACAGGAACGCAGGCTGTTTCAGCTCCAGGAAAATGTTTTTCTACTTTTTCCTTTGCGATCTCGCAGATCTGCTCAGAACTTAAAGTTCCCTTAAAGGAATCAGGAATGAGAACAAATTTCATGTCTGTCTTTCTCCTTTTTCTTTATATGTACTCTCGGAATCCTTTTATACCTGATTTTGTGAGAAAAACTCCGGGAGTACATTTATTTCACCTGTCTGGAAACACACCAGAAAGCCTGCTTCCAGACATTTCAGAGTTTAAAGTTGATCCATTACTCTCTGACGATAACAGATACGCCATCCGGGATAACAGTTACCTTGTAGTCTTCCTTCTTAACAATAGCTTTTGCCTTTTCCAAAGCTTCTTCCATGCTGTGTGCAGGAACCATGTGCAGATCTTCTACTAACTGGTCATCGCAGGAAGATACAAATACTACAGTTGCCTTTAACAGCAGTCTTGCAAAGATCTGGGACTGCCACTGGTCGATAATAGTCTCTTCCGGCTTTCTGTCAAGGAAGGTCTTCATCATACGGTTCAGATCCTTCTCATCGCGGAAGGTTTCATGGAAGTATTTTCCGCCGTGTCCATCAGCTGCCTTGGAAAGCATGATGATAACGCCGCCTTCTTTTACAGTTGCCTCAGCTGCAGTCATACCCTTTACAGACTGATAAATGTTCTGGTCCAGAGGATATCCGCCGTTGGTAGAGATAA includes these proteins:
- a CDS encoding 2-keto-3-deoxygluconate permease, with the translated sequence MNILKSVKKIPGGLMVVPLLLGAIINTFFGGTIWTMFDGTFTTYLWKSGAMPILAVFIFCNATTINFKKAGVTVYKGVVITAVKVGVGIIIGLICGKLFGEAGFLGLSTLAIVGALANSNGGLYAALAGEYGDATDVGAVSILSINDGPFFTMVALGAAGVAKIPMSVLVGCIIPVIVGCIMGNLDEDIRKFCEPGASMLIPFFAFPLGAGLNIMNLIKAGGPGILLGVGCTLITGLVGYLVYKLLRMDHPEVGGAIGTTAGNAAATPASVAAVDATLLAVSEAATAQITAAIIVTAICCPILVSWLHKLEDKRRAAK
- a CDS encoding glycerate kinase, which gives rise to MKFVLIPDSFKGTLSSEQICEIAKEKVEKHFPGAETACVPVADGGEGSVDAFITALGGSKVTVKVKNPYFEDMDSYYGLINEGKTAVIEMASCAGLPLVEDRKNPRKTTTYGVGQLILAAAESGVEKIIVGLGGSSTNDGGCGAAAAVGVKFYDKDGKEFVPTGGTTADICKIDLSGKAEILNKVEIVTMCDIDNPMYGPTGASHIFGPQKGADEAMVLELDEGIKNLSRAITEAIGKDISEVPGTGAAGAMGAGMIAFFGSRLQMGIQTVLDTVKFDEMISDADYIITGEGKLDSQSLRGKVVIGIAERAKKQDKNVIAVVGGADDAEIDKAYEMGVTAVFPINRLPQDFSISRHHSKENLAYTVDNVLRLIAAK
- the pdxA gene encoding 4-hydroxythreonine-4-phosphate dehydrogenase PdxA, yielding MGDPASIGPEITVKAFADKSLYDLCNPVVVGDASVMEAALPVVGHTEMKINAIKDVSEAKYEYGTIDVLDMGLVDMAQLKRGEVSAMCGDAAFKYVTKVIELAMDKKVDATVTNAFNKEAVNLAGHHYSGHTEIYADMTGTKNYTMMLAHENLRVVHVSTHVSLREACDRVKKQRVLDVIRIADKACKDLGIKEPKIGVAGLNPHSGEHGLFGREEIDEIIPAIEAAKAEGINADGPVPPDTVFSKARGGWYDIVVAMYHDQGHIPLKVVGFVYNHEKKAWDAVAGVNITLGLPIIRVSVDHGTAFDQAGTGKASELSLRNSIEYAVMFANNKK